The Natronoglycomyces albus genome has a segment encoding these proteins:
- a CDS encoding formimidoylglutamate deiminase: protein MVTYWAQWAWLENGPTAQVAIEVEAGYIRAVATGPKPEGAVELSGLTLPGLANAHSHAFHRALRGRTHAERGTFWTWRERMYAVADRLNPDSYYRLARAAYAEMALTGVTCVGEFHYLHHDLDGKRFADPNAMGQALIAAAADAGVRLTLLDTLYLSGGFDQELSASQRRFSDGDVESWWSRVAALEVPEHVVLGAAAHSVRAVPAEALESFAEFTADMPVHVHLSEQRAENEACRALHGLTPTQLLAEHGLLRPNLTAVHATHLSANDIRLLGSTGSGVCLCPTTERDLADGIGPARALADAGSPLSLGSDSHAIVDLFEEARALEMHERLASEQRGHFTPGQMLSAATDAGHAALGWDDAGCIEVGMRADLVSVVTDSPRTAGAQIDGVLLAGNAADVHHVVIDGRVVVSEGRHLDLDVGRELAAAIGDVSS, encoded by the coding sequence ATGGTTACCTACTGGGCTCAGTGGGCGTGGTTGGAGAACGGGCCGACCGCTCAGGTGGCGATCGAGGTTGAGGCCGGATACATCCGCGCTGTGGCGACAGGACCGAAACCCGAAGGAGCGGTGGAGCTATCCGGTTTGACGTTGCCGGGGTTGGCGAATGCTCACTCGCACGCATTTCATCGAGCCTTGCGCGGCCGTACTCATGCCGAACGCGGCACATTCTGGACCTGGCGGGAACGCATGTATGCGGTGGCCGACCGGCTCAATCCGGATTCGTACTATCGGCTGGCCCGCGCCGCTTACGCGGAGATGGCTTTGACTGGGGTTACGTGTGTCGGTGAGTTTCACTACCTACACCATGACCTCGACGGTAAGCGGTTTGCCGATCCCAATGCGATGGGGCAGGCCCTCATCGCGGCGGCCGCCGATGCCGGGGTTCGTCTGACGCTGTTGGACACGCTCTACCTCAGTGGCGGTTTCGATCAAGAATTGTCGGCCTCGCAGCGTCGCTTCAGTGACGGAGACGTCGAATCCTGGTGGTCGCGCGTGGCGGCGTTGGAGGTTCCCGAGCATGTGGTGCTGGGGGCGGCGGCGCATTCGGTGCGGGCAGTCCCCGCCGAGGCGCTGGAGTCGTTCGCCGAGTTCACCGCAGACATGCCGGTGCATGTGCATTTGTCTGAACAACGGGCCGAGAATGAGGCCTGCCGGGCTCTCCACGGTCTGACTCCAACGCAGTTGTTGGCCGAGCACGGACTTTTGCGGCCTAATTTGACGGCTGTGCACGCGACGCACCTGAGCGCCAATGACATTCGGCTGTTGGGTTCGACCGGTAGTGGCGTGTGCTTGTGCCCTACGACCGAACGAGATTTGGCCGATGGGATTGGCCCGGCTCGTGCGCTCGCCGACGCGGGGTCTCCGCTGTCGTTGGGTTCGGATAGCCACGCGATCGTCGACTTGTTCGAGGAAGCGCGGGCGCTGGAGATGCATGAGCGACTTGCCAGTGAGCAACGTGGGCATTTCACGCCCGGTCAGATGCTCAGTGCCGCCACTGACGCCGGTCACGCGGCTTTGGGCTGGGATGACGCCGGTTGCATTGAGGTGGGGATGCGCGCTGACCTTGTGAGCGTGGTGACCGACTCCCCGCGCACGGCGGGGGCGCAGATCGATGGCGTTCTTTTGGCGGGCAACGCCGCAGACGTGCATCATGTGGTTATTGATGGCCGTGTGGTGGTCTCTGAGGGCCGCCACCTGGATCTTGACGTGGGCCGCGAACTTGCGGCCGCCATTGGAGATGTGAGTTCATGA
- the hutI gene encoding imidazolonepropionase, producing the protein MTLLIDNIGELFTATEEGILRDAAVVIDKGRFAYVGPTAGAPEADDRFDAQGGAVLPGFVDSHSHIVFAQDRAAEFAARMAGEPYTGGGIRTTVASTREASDAQLRATAQRIMGEMARQGTTTVEIKSGYGLSVRDEVRQLNIAGEFTSETTFLGAHTVPADTDADAYVDLVITDMLASAAPKAKWVDVFCERGAFDGEQARAVLTAGMKAGLLPRVHANQLTQGPGVQLAVELDAASADHCTHLSDADVDALAQGNTVATLLPGAEFSTRSPYPDARRLLDAGVEVALATDCNPGSSYTSSMPFCIALAVRDMGMTPTEAVLAATAGGAKALWRTDIGAIRVGARADLAILDAPSHVHLAYRPGTDLMAAVIGAGEVLYRAR; encoded by the coding sequence ATGACACTTCTGATCGACAACATTGGCGAATTGTTCACTGCCACCGAGGAGGGCATTCTCCGCGACGCCGCGGTGGTCATCGATAAGGGGCGCTTCGCGTATGTCGGACCCACTGCGGGGGCTCCTGAGGCCGATGATCGCTTCGATGCCCAGGGTGGGGCGGTCCTGCCCGGTTTCGTCGACAGTCACTCGCACATCGTTTTCGCACAAGATCGCGCCGCTGAGTTCGCCGCCCGTATGGCCGGGGAGCCCTACACCGGTGGCGGCATCCGTACCACGGTTGCCTCGACCCGGGAGGCTTCTGACGCGCAGTTGCGGGCCACAGCCCAACGCATTATGGGTGAGATGGCCCGTCAGGGGACGACCACCGTCGAAATCAAGTCCGGCTACGGGCTTTCGGTGCGCGACGAGGTCCGCCAACTCAACATCGCCGGTGAATTCACCTCCGAGACCACCTTCCTTGGGGCGCACACCGTACCCGCTGACACCGACGCGGACGCCTATGTGGATCTGGTCATCACCGACATGCTGGCTTCGGCTGCGCCGAAGGCCAAGTGGGTCGACGTGTTTTGTGAACGGGGAGCCTTCGACGGTGAGCAAGCTCGCGCCGTTCTCACCGCCGGAATGAAGGCGGGGCTGCTGCCACGGGTGCATGCCAATCAGCTGACCCAGGGCCCTGGGGTGCAACTGGCCGTGGAGCTCGACGCCGCCTCGGCTGATCACTGCACCCATTTGTCGGACGCCGATGTCGACGCGCTTGCCCAAGGCAACACTGTGGCGACCTTGTTGCCGGGAGCGGAGTTTTCGACTCGGTCGCCCTACCCTGACGCTCGGCGCCTTCTCGATGCCGGGGTCGAGGTCGCTTTGGCCACTGACTGCAACCCCGGTTCGTCCTACACCAGCAGCATGCCGTTTTGCATAGCGTTGGCGGTGCGCGACATGGGTATGACTCCGACCGAGGCCGTGCTCGCGGCTACCGCCGGGGGCGCAAAGGCCCTGTGGCGCACCGACATTGGCGCGATTCGGGTAGGCGCTCGTGCGGACCTGGCGATCTTGGACGCGCCTTCCCATGTGCATTTGGCCTACCGTCCCGGAACCGACCTGATGGCAGCTGTCATTGGTGCCGGTGAGGTTCTCTATCGGGCGCGCTAG